One Microlunatus soli genomic window carries:
- a CDS encoding ABC transporter ATP-binding protein has translation MIKAFRAVWLIISTSVRVDPLRSVLCLAESAGVAMAVLRPMFLAWMITGAGHRDLQRIVLGAALFVASIAADKALCMIGVNARIRQLEKVSHTFQARVAEITARIPTLDHLESPQYLDQSQLLRERSGTLGVALNTLLNTLNDVVRVGGTLILAAAADRRVLLIAVAGIPLLISTRWFVRWQAAAENSSAQPGRLTAHLLGLASDPSAGAEIMVFDRGTVLRRHLHQAALRWRRPFTELARRTAAVESACHVLYFMIAGVVLAWLVADVLNGLLAVGSFVLALLLVNRIQSGNQDLLEATGNLIDMIRTTMRLLWLLDYRQQVSSADSGQQHPPRTFRSGITLDRVSYRYSADRRPAVDEVSLRLPAGTVVAVVGENGAGKTTLVKLLTGMYRPTDGLILIDDVDLAQLDTSAWRCRISAAFQDYLQPQFLASEAIGLGDPRYLDDRRRLRSAARRGTAETVIDQLPAGLDTQLGAQWPDGVDLSGGQWQRIALARGMMRDDPLLLVLDEPTAALDAATENDLFERYAEAARSGSRTGMITLLITHRFSTVAAADLIIVLDHGRLIEVGTHRQLLRSGGHYAELYRLQSKGYRR, from the coding sequence GTGATCAAGGCGTTCCGTGCGGTCTGGTTGATCATCTCGACCTCGGTCCGGGTCGATCCGTTGCGATCGGTGTTGTGCCTCGCTGAGTCGGCCGGCGTGGCGATGGCGGTGCTTCGACCGATGTTCCTGGCGTGGATGATCACCGGCGCTGGTCACCGGGATCTGCAGCGGATCGTGCTCGGAGCCGCCCTGTTCGTGGCCTCGATCGCCGCCGACAAGGCCCTGTGCATGATCGGTGTCAACGCCAGGATCCGACAACTCGAAAAGGTCAGCCACACCTTTCAGGCGCGGGTCGCCGAGATCACGGCCCGGATCCCGACGCTTGATCATCTGGAGTCCCCGCAGTACTTGGACCAGTCCCAGCTCCTCCGGGAGCGGAGCGGGACCCTCGGCGTCGCGCTCAATACTCTACTGAACACGCTCAACGACGTCGTTCGGGTCGGGGGCACGCTGATCCTGGCGGCCGCCGCCGACCGCCGTGTCCTGCTGATCGCTGTCGCCGGTATCCCGTTGTTGATCAGCACCCGGTGGTTCGTTCGTTGGCAGGCCGCTGCGGAGAACTCGTCGGCACAGCCGGGCCGGTTGACCGCACACCTGCTCGGACTTGCCAGCGACCCGTCCGCCGGTGCCGAGATCATGGTGTTCGATCGCGGCACCGTCCTCCGCCGACATCTGCATCAGGCGGCGCTGCGATGGCGGCGGCCGTTCACCGAACTGGCTCGGCGGACGGCCGCCGTCGAGTCGGCATGCCACGTGCTGTATTTCATGATCGCCGGCGTCGTCCTGGCGTGGCTGGTGGCCGACGTGCTGAACGGACTGCTGGCGGTCGGCTCCTTCGTGCTCGCCCTGCTGCTCGTCAATCGCATCCAGTCCGGCAACCAGGATCTGCTCGAGGCAACCGGCAATCTGATCGACATGATCCGTACGACGATGCGGCTGCTCTGGCTGCTGGACTACCGGCAGCAGGTCTCGTCGGCCGACTCCGGCCAGCAGCACCCACCCCGGACGTTCAGAAGCGGCATCACGCTGGACCGCGTGAGCTACCGGTACTCAGCCGATCGCCGACCGGCCGTGGACGAGGTGTCCCTTCGGCTGCCGGCCGGCACCGTGGTCGCCGTCGTCGGGGAGAACGGCGCCGGCAAGACCACCCTGGTGAAGTTGCTCACCGGGATGTATCGGCCGACCGACGGTCTGATCCTGATCGACGATGTTGATCTTGCTCAACTCGACACGTCGGCCTGGCGGTGTCGGATCAGTGCCGCCTTCCAGGACTATCTGCAGCCACAGTTCCTGGCCTCCGAGGCCATCGGTCTGGGCGACCCTCGGTATCTCGACGACCGTCGTCGGCTACGGTCGGCCGCCCGACGCGGAACGGCCGAGACCGTCATTGATCAACTCCCGGCCGGCCTAGACACCCAGCTCGGTGCCCAGTGGCCGGACGGCGTGGATCTGTCCGGCGGTCAATGGCAACGGATCGCCCTTGCCCGCGGCATGATGCGGGACGACCCGTTGCTGCTGGTCCTCGACGAGCCGACGGCGGCGCTCGACGCGGCCACCGAGAACGACCTCTTCGAGCGGTACGCCGAGGCAGCCCGCTCGGGCAGCCGGACCGGGATGATCACGTTGCTGATCACCCACCGCTTCTCGACCGTCGCGGCGGCCGACCTGATCATCGTCCTGGACCACGGCCGGCTGATCGAGGTCGGAACCCACCGCCAATTGCTGCGCAGCGGCGGTCACTACGCCGAGCTCTATCGACTGCAGTCGAAGGGCTACCGTCGGTGA
- a CDS encoding GNAT family N-acetyltransferase has protein sequence MSGDAARRTADITVRPETDADVGAIAAVTRLAFDGRQVEVDMVAAIRSSDGFVPELSLVADLDGAVIGHCLLGRKILGGRPMPPVLQLGPLSVHPEWQRHGIGSRLVIAAQQEASRRGREAMIVLLGVPAYYPRFGFRRSAEFGIGPDSEAAMIYPLIDDLSDYTGTEIPH, from the coding sequence ATGTCCGGTGACGCCGCCCGACGGACGGCGGACATCACCGTCCGTCCGGAGACCGATGCTGACGTCGGCGCCATCGCCGCGGTCACCCGACTGGCTTTCGACGGCAGACAGGTCGAGGTCGACATGGTGGCGGCGATCAGATCCTCGGACGGATTCGTGCCCGAGCTGTCCCTGGTCGCCGACCTGGACGGTGCAGTCATCGGGCATTGCCTGCTGGGCCGCAAGATCCTCGGCGGACGGCCGATGCCTCCCGTGCTGCAGCTGGGGCCGCTGAGCGTTCACCCGGAATGGCAGCGCCATGGCATCGGTAGCCGGCTGGTGATCGCCGCACAGCAGGAGGCGAGCCGTCGTGGTCGTGAGGCCATGATCGTTCTGCTCGGCGTGCCCGCCTACTATCCACGGTTCGGCTTCCGACGGTCCGCCGAATTCGGGATCGGCCCCGACTCCGAAGCTGCGATGATCTATCCGCTGATCGACGACCTCTCCGATTACACCGGAACCGAGATCCCGCACTGA
- a CDS encoding class I SAM-dependent methyltransferase has translation MRRPDGSAGDADYGQIGGGYRSYREPEPRFAAAIESALGAARTVINIGAGAGSYEPIDRDVTAVEPSVAMREQRPADRPPAVDAVAEDLPFADDSFDAAMTTFSVHQWSDLEGGLAEMRRVATGPVVILTCDPVLVHDFWLNDYAPAVLDTEARRYPPLARIAGALGGTTEITPLPIPLRCRDGFSEAYYGRPEAFLDPGARLANSAWSFVAPDLAQASVEALRADLADGSWDRRHGQLRSQDQYQGSLVLITATP, from the coding sequence GTGAGAAGACCTGACGGAAGTGCCGGCGACGCCGACTACGGACAGATCGGCGGTGGCTACCGCTCCTATCGCGAGCCCGAGCCACGCTTCGCCGCGGCGATCGAGAGCGCCCTGGGTGCCGCTCGCACGGTGATCAACATCGGTGCCGGCGCCGGCTCCTATGAACCCATCGATCGTGACGTGACCGCCGTCGAGCCGTCGGTCGCGATGCGGGAGCAGCGTCCGGCCGATCGGCCGCCCGCGGTGGATGCGGTCGCAGAGGACCTTCCGTTTGCCGACGACAGCTTCGACGCGGCGATGACAACCTTCTCGGTCCACCAATGGTCCGACCTCGAGGGCGGTCTGGCCGAGATGCGCAGGGTGGCGACCGGGCCGGTGGTGATCTTGACCTGCGACCCGGTCCTGGTGCACGACTTCTGGCTGAACGACTATGCGCCGGCGGTACTGGACACCGAGGCTCGCCGCTATCCGCCCCTGGCGCGCATCGCCGGGGCCCTGGGCGGTACGACCGAGATCACACCACTGCCGATCCCGTTGCGGTGCCGGGACGGTTTCTCGGAGGCGTACTACGGCCGGCCGGAGGCATTCCTCGATCCGGGTGCCCGGTTGGCGAACTCTGCCTGGAGTTTCGTCGCCCCCGATCTGGCGCAAGCCTCGGTCGAGGCGCTGCGGGCTGACCTCGCCGACGGAAGCTGGGACCGCCGACACGGGCAGTTGCGGAGCCAGGATCAGTACCAGGGATCACTTGTCCTGATCACCGCAACACCCTGA
- a CDS encoding ABC transporter ATP-binding protein, which translates to MPQFALSPIVERYILHVKVLRACAPGLSVACLALSIVSAAAATASIVCTGRLVASLNRDQPTAFGWAIATALTFLIIPLAGSALSAVGQVIADRYLVLITETVFDAGLSPDSLTVLEDPETVGRLKTAGEASRDWLFQSGVQATWSLLTIRLSAIGAFAVLTTWSWWPPVLLAVGWTAYSRAFGRWSSTIFDGLLDLTGTDRRRAGYLRDLLIHPNGAKEVRLFGLTDLLVSRYVTVWHRAQSLVWAHRRSSVRRTLIVLLAPLVATAVVVLLLIVDVDRSRVDAGALVTLVQAISAMAAFGPHTDPQVALTRTLSTLSVLGRTRTDLGLPELLPPVQGSPAEPRFFLPAEDPTPIPAAIRLTDVCFSYPTAPRPTLNGVNLEIPAGQSVAVVGLNGAGKSTLIKLLCGLYQPDTGAVRIDESDPGVDRTVRSRLAVIFQDFVRYQLSLRDNIAPEVSPSGADALVARAMHDAEGDEILQRLQHGFDTVLSAEYTGGTDLSGGQWQRVALARALAALSTGAGVLILDEPTAALDVRAEAALFDRFLTVARGATTVLVSHRLSSVRHVDRIVVLADTGDGSRIVEDGSHHELIGAGGRYAELFRLQASRFGQQRDAS; encoded by the coding sequence ATGCCTCAATTCGCTCTCTCCCCCATCGTCGAGCGCTACATCCTGCATGTGAAGGTGCTCCGTGCTTGTGCGCCCGGGCTGTCTGTCGCCTGTCTGGCGCTGTCGATCGTGTCTGCGGCAGCGGCGACCGCGTCGATCGTCTGCACCGGCCGGCTGGTCGCGTCGCTGAATCGCGATCAGCCGACCGCGTTCGGTTGGGCGATTGCCACCGCGCTGACGTTCTTGATCATTCCGCTGGCCGGGTCCGCTCTCAGTGCGGTCGGCCAGGTGATCGCGGATCGGTACCTCGTGCTGATCACCGAAACCGTCTTCGACGCCGGTCTCTCGCCCGACTCACTCACCGTCCTCGAGGATCCGGAGACGGTAGGGCGGCTGAAGACCGCGGGCGAGGCATCGCGGGACTGGCTCTTCCAATCCGGTGTCCAGGCGACCTGGTCGTTGCTGACGATCCGGCTGAGTGCGATCGGCGCATTCGCGGTGCTGACCACCTGGTCATGGTGGCCACCGGTCCTGTTGGCGGTCGGATGGACGGCGTATTCACGCGCGTTCGGACGGTGGAGCAGCACGATCTTCGACGGACTGCTCGACCTGACCGGCACCGACCGGAGACGCGCGGGGTATTTGCGGGACCTGTTGATCCATCCGAACGGCGCCAAAGAGGTCCGCCTCTTCGGGCTGACCGATCTGCTGGTGAGCCGCTACGTCACCGTGTGGCATCGCGCCCAGAGCTTGGTCTGGGCACATCGCAGGTCATCGGTACGCCGCACGCTCATCGTGCTACTGGCGCCACTCGTCGCCACCGCCGTCGTTGTGTTGCTGTTGATCGTGGACGTGGACCGGAGCCGCGTCGACGCCGGCGCCCTGGTGACACTGGTCCAGGCGATCTCGGCGATGGCCGCGTTCGGCCCGCACACCGACCCGCAGGTCGCGTTGACGCGCACCCTGTCGACCCTGTCGGTCCTAGGGCGGACGCGGACCGACCTCGGACTCCCCGAGCTGCTCCCCCCGGTGCAGGGCTCACCTGCCGAGCCTCGATTTTTCCTACCTGCCGAGGATCCGACACCGATTCCGGCAGCGATCCGGCTGACCGACGTCTGCTTCAGCTACCCGACGGCGCCGCGTCCGACGCTGAACGGAGTGAATCTGGAGATCCCCGCCGGACAATCGGTGGCAGTGGTCGGCCTGAACGGTGCCGGCAAGTCCACCTTGATCAAGTTGCTCTGCGGCCTCTATCAGCCCGACACCGGCGCCGTACGGATCGACGAAAGCGATCCGGGCGTGGACCGGACCGTTCGCAGCCGACTGGCGGTGATCTTCCAGGATTTCGTTCGTTATCAGCTGTCGCTGCGCGACAACATCGCTCCGGAGGTGTCGCCATCCGGTGCCGACGCCCTGGTCGCTCGGGCGATGCACGATGCCGAAGGGGACGAGATCCTGCAACGCCTCCAGCACGGCTTCGACACCGTCCTGTCGGCCGAATACACCGGAGGCACCGATCTGTCCGGTGGGCAGTGGCAGCGGGTCGCACTGGCACGAGCCCTGGCTGCGCTGAGCACGGGTGCCGGCGTGTTGATCCTGGACGAGCCGACGGCCGCGCTCGATGTCCGAGCCGAGGCGGCATTGTTCGATCGGTTCCTCACGGTCGCCCGTGGGGCCACCACCGTTCTGGTCAGTCACCGGCTGTCCAGCGTGCGTCATGTCGACCGCATCGTGGTGCTCGCCGACACCGGTGACGGCTCACGGATCGTCGAGGACGGCAGTCATCACGAACTGATCGGTGCCGGCGGTCGGTACGCGGAGCTGTTCAGGCTCCAGGCGTCCCGATTCGGTCAACAACGGGACGCATCGTGA
- a CDS encoding aminoglycoside phosphotransferase family protein — protein sequence MDIPARLRAEAGATLRGREWLAGLPQLCAHLSAQWGIRLARPYPGSHISLVAPVHGFSSPAVLKIALPSPIESGTIAGDFRHQEAAALRIWAGDGAPELLAQDAGSGAMLVEQCRPGATLETIGSSAADAAAAEVIQALHHGVHDHDVEFVRLTDRARAVAAQLPDRFAAVGRPFDERLLGEAVDGLVQLAGSTDTEVLLHGDTHHHNILSATRRPWLAIDPLPMLGEPGYDAVQYLLFRKGDLHDPESEWRSVIESFCGRLDVDPDRVMAWIFVRLVSDAIAACERGRPIVDLEARNGDLWTARLVQRLRR from the coding sequence GTGGACATTCCCGCCCGCCTGCGCGCCGAGGCGGGCGCAACCCTACGCGGACGCGAATGGCTCGCCGGGCTGCCGCAACTCTGCGCTCACCTGAGTGCCCAGTGGGGGATCCGGCTGGCCCGTCCGTATCCGGGGAGCCACATCTCCTTGGTGGCGCCGGTTCATGGCTTCTCAAGCCCGGCCGTGCTCAAGATCGCGCTGCCATCGCCGATCGAGTCCGGCACCATCGCCGGCGACTTCCGCCATCAGGAAGCAGCGGCGCTGCGGATCTGGGCCGGTGACGGCGCGCCCGAGCTGCTTGCGCAGGACGCGGGATCCGGGGCGATGCTTGTCGAGCAGTGTCGGCCCGGTGCGACGTTGGAGACGATCGGTTCGTCGGCGGCGGACGCGGCAGCGGCGGAGGTCATCCAGGCACTGCACCACGGCGTTCATGATCATGACGTCGAGTTCGTCCGACTGACCGATCGTGCCCGGGCGGTGGCCGCACAATTGCCCGATCGTTTCGCCGCCGTCGGAAGGCCGTTCGACGAACGGTTGCTGGGCGAGGCGGTCGATGGACTGGTTCAGTTGGCCGGATCGACCGACACCGAGGTCCTGCTGCACGGCGACACGCATCATCACAACATTCTGTCGGCGACGCGTCGCCCCTGGTTGGCCATCGATCCGCTGCCGATGCTCGGCGAGCCCGGCTACGACGCCGTGCAATATCTGCTGTTCCGGAAGGGAGACCTGCACGATCCCGAGAGCGAGTGGAGGTCGGTCATCGAGAGCTTCTGCGGGCGCCTCGACGTCGACCCCGATCGAGTGATGGCGTGGATCTTCGTACGGCTCGTGTCCGATGCGATCGCGGCCTGCGAGCGCGGGCGCCCGATCGTCGACCTCGAAGCCCGCAACGGCGATCTGTGGACCGCGCGTCTGGTGCAGCGACTGCGACGCTGA
- a CDS encoding iron-siderophore ABC transporter substrate-binding protein has protein sequence MARRLAALITVLLVVVTAGCQSDAGDRPGTSESAAASISTKFGAVTPPKNPQRVVALGWGDAETALALGVQPVGAADWLAFGGEGVGPWAEGRYEKSPKILGTLELSYEDVAALKPDLILDTKASGDQKRYQQLSKIAPTVGVPKGGDNYATTMDIQVEMIGKALGRVDRATRLLADVHDQFAATTAKYPQLKGKTVTVAANSSNGWGAYIKTTDRVRFMTDLGLRNSPAVDAAEPDGFSVEVSEENLDLLDADLLVVMPIGTSAQEIEKSKLFRQVPAVEQGHYVILDNPTISRAYAVDSLLSVRYALDKVPPLLAAALKS, from the coding sequence ATGGCTCGACGCCTCGCCGCGCTGATCACGGTATTGCTCGTCGTCGTGACGGCAGGCTGCCAGTCCGACGCCGGTGATCGTCCCGGCACCTCGGAGTCGGCCGCGGCCTCGATCAGCACCAAGTTCGGTGCGGTGACACCGCCGAAGAATCCGCAGCGGGTCGTCGCCCTGGGTTGGGGAGACGCCGAGACAGCCTTGGCGCTCGGGGTGCAGCCGGTCGGAGCCGCGGACTGGCTGGCCTTCGGCGGAGAGGGTGTCGGCCCGTGGGCCGAAGGCCGGTACGAGAAGTCGCCGAAGATCCTTGGCACCCTCGAACTGTCCTATGAGGACGTCGCCGCGCTGAAACCGGACCTGATCCTGGACACGAAGGCGTCCGGTGATCAGAAGCGCTACCAGCAGTTGTCCAAGATCGCCCCGACGGTCGGCGTGCCGAAGGGCGGCGACAACTATGCAACCACGATGGACATCCAGGTCGAGATGATCGGGAAGGCGCTCGGTCGAGTTGATCGGGCAACACGGTTGCTCGCTGACGTCCATGATCAATTCGCCGCGACGACCGCGAAGTATCCGCAGCTGAAAGGCAAGACGGTCACCGTCGCGGCCAACAGCAGCAACGGTTGGGGCGCCTACATCAAGACCACCGATCGGGTCCGCTTCATGACCGACCTCGGTCTGCGGAACAGCCCGGCGGTCGACGCCGCCGAACCGGACGGCTTCAGCGTCGAGGTCTCCGAGGAGAATCTCGATCTGCTGGACGCCGACCTGCTGGTGGTGATGCCGATCGGCACCAGCGCGCAAGAGATCGAGAAGAGCAAGCTCTTCCGCCAGGTGCCCGCTGTGGAACAAGGGCATTACGTGATCTTGGACAACCCGACGATCTCCAGGGCCTATGCGGTCGACTCGCTGCTGTCGGTTCGCTACGCGCTGGACAAGGTGCCGCCGCTGCTCGCGGCCGCCTTGAAGTCCTGA
- a CDS encoding siderophore-interacting protein, with product MAEQLASERDVKPARASVRDVTVRAVQRLSSGFVRITVGGDDPEFADEFDYLGYDQWLRLFLPNEASTSIPPYGDIEGWYGRWTATDPDRRTVIRNYTIRDARRVDGSWELDIDFVVHAGPSGQVEGIAANWACNAAPGDRLAILDQGRIFTHQPDDRPIVIIADESGLPGVEGIARSLDGRPAQYLLEVPHADDVRDLVGADPVWAVRQPGTMPGSALLFHVLELQVDPESLGYVVGEASFMVAARNHLRSAGVPKSRLDFCAYWRPLDD from the coding sequence ATGGCAGAACAGCTGGCTTCGGAGCGAGACGTCAAGCCGGCGCGGGCATCGGTCCGCGACGTGACCGTGCGTGCGGTCCAGCGACTCTCCTCGGGCTTCGTCCGGATCACGGTCGGCGGCGACGATCCCGAGTTCGCCGACGAGTTCGACTATCTGGGGTACGACCAGTGGCTGCGACTGTTCCTGCCCAACGAGGCGTCGACCTCGATCCCTCCCTACGGTGACATCGAGGGCTGGTACGGGCGCTGGACCGCCACGGACCCCGATCGGCGGACGGTGATCAGGAACTACACCATCCGCGATGCTCGAAGGGTCGACGGCAGCTGGGAGCTGGACATCGACTTCGTCGTGCACGCAGGGCCGTCAGGACAGGTGGAAGGCATCGCCGCCAACTGGGCGTGCAACGCCGCCCCCGGTGACCGGTTGGCGATCCTCGACCAGGGGCGGATCTTCACCCATCAGCCGGATGACCGTCCGATCGTGATCATCGCCGACGAGAGCGGCCTGCCGGGTGTCGAGGGAATTGCTCGATCACTGGACGGCCGACCGGCGCAGTACCTGCTCGAAGTGCCGCATGCCGATGACGTTCGTGATCTTGTCGGTGCGGATCCGGTGTGGGCGGTCCGCCAGCCGGGCACGATGCCCGGGTCAGCGCTGTTGTTCCACGTGCTGGAGCTGCAAGTCGATCCCGAGTCGCTGGGCTATGTGGTGGGAGAGGCAAGTTTCATGGTGGCCGCCCGCAATCATCTGCGCTCGGCGGGAGTGCCCAAGAGCCGTCTGGACTTCTGCGCCTATTGGCGGCCGCTGGACGACTGA
- a CDS encoding ThuA domain-containing protein, translating to MTTEQSQTKADPSSDRTARDMTGKQALIVRGGWDGHEPVQTTDFFVPFLTEQGYQVRVEESTKIYADAEVMAGVDLVVQVVTMSTIEKDELAGLQKAVAAGTGLAGWHGGIADSYRNEADYLQLIGGQFAHHQVRDRPENLTGGASNNFVRYTVDIVDDQADHPIVAGISDFELETEQYWVLSDDYNDVLATTTIPARDFDNWHRPITCPAIWTRQWGEGTVFVCTPGHQLTVVQDPSVKTIIERGLLWVTR from the coding sequence ATGACGACCGAACAGAGCCAGACCAAGGCTGACCCCAGCAGCGATCGCACAGCCCGGGACATGACCGGCAAGCAGGCGTTGATCGTCCGAGGCGGCTGGGACGGCCACGAGCCGGTCCAGACCACCGACTTCTTCGTCCCGTTCCTGACGGAGCAGGGCTACCAGGTCCGGGTCGAGGAGAGCACCAAGATCTACGCCGATGCCGAGGTCATGGCCGGTGTCGACCTGGTCGTCCAGGTGGTCACGATGTCGACCATCGAGAAGGACGAGCTGGCCGGCCTGCAGAAGGCGGTCGCCGCCGGCACCGGGTTGGCCGGCTGGCACGGCGGCATCGCCGACTCCTACCGCAACGAGGCCGATTACCTGCAGCTGATCGGTGGCCAGTTCGCCCATCACCAGGTCCGGGATCGCCCGGAAAATCTGACCGGTGGGGCGAGCAACAACTTCGTCCGCTACACCGTCGACATCGTCGATGATCAGGCCGACCATCCCATCGTCGCCGGGATCTCCGACTTCGAGCTGGAGACCGAGCAGTACTGGGTGCTCAGTGACGACTACAACGACGTTCTGGCCACCACCACGATCCCGGCCCGTGATTTCGACAACTGGCATCGTCCGATCACCTGCCCGGCGATCTGGACCCGGCAATGGGGCGAAGGCACGGTCTTCGTCTGCACCCCCGGTCATCAGCTCACCGTCGTCCAGGACCCGTCGGTCAAGACGATCATCGAGCGCGGCCTGCTGTGGGTGACCCGATGA
- a CDS encoding Gfo/Idh/MocA family protein encodes MSAGSEATKIRIGMVGAGNISGQYLAVIERLPILELVAVADLDQQRAAAVAEKYGARALTVAELVASDDVDVVLNLTLPAAHAEVALQAIAAGKTVYGEKPLAATLEDGNKIIEAARAAGVRVGSAPDTVLGTGIQTARKAVDDGVIGSPIAATATMVTPGHERWHPNPDFYYQPGGGPVLDMGPYYVSALITILGPVRRVIAEASHTRTTRTIGSGDRAGESFDVAVDTHVTGVLVHESGVLSTVVMSFDAAASKASNIEVHGTDGSLIVPDPNRFDGDVSVHPVGGEWSVLPVSAGYRDAGRGYGIADLAVTPADQQIRASGDLALHALDVMLSFLRSASDGVAVEVETSCERPAPVPLGDAPGGVTR; translated from the coding sequence ATGAGCGCCGGCAGCGAAGCGACCAAGATCAGGATCGGGATGGTCGGTGCCGGCAACATCTCCGGTCAGTACCTCGCCGTGATCGAGCGACTGCCGATCCTGGAGTTGGTCGCGGTCGCCGACCTTGATCAACAGCGAGCGGCTGCGGTGGCGGAGAAGTACGGTGCCAGGGCGCTGACGGTCGCCGAACTGGTCGCCAGTGACGACGTCGACGTCGTGCTCAACCTGACCCTGCCTGCGGCTCATGCCGAGGTTGCGTTGCAGGCCATCGCGGCCGGTAAGACGGTCTACGGGGAGAAGCCCCTGGCGGCGACGCTGGAGGACGGGAACAAGATCATCGAGGCGGCCCGTGCGGCCGGTGTCCGGGTCGGCTCGGCACCGGACACCGTGCTCGGAACCGGCATCCAGACTGCCCGCAAGGCGGTCGACGACGGTGTGATCGGCAGCCCGATCGCGGCGACCGCGACGATGGTGACACCGGGTCACGAGCGCTGGCATCCCAATCCGGACTTCTACTACCAGCCTGGCGGCGGCCCGGTGCTGGACATGGGGCCGTACTACGTCTCGGCGTTGATCACCATCCTCGGGCCGGTCCGTCGGGTGATCGCCGAGGCCAGCCACACCCGTACGACGCGGACCATCGGATCCGGTGACCGGGCGGGCGAGAGCTTCGATGTCGCGGTCGACACCCACGTCACCGGCGTCCTGGTGCACGAGTCCGGAGTGCTCTCCACCGTGGTGATGAGCTTCGACGCCGCGGCCAGCAAGGCATCCAACATCGAGGTGCACGGCACCGACGGCTCGTTGATCGTGCCCGACCCGAACCGCTTCGACGGCGACGTCTCGGTGCATCCGGTCGGCGGTGAGTGGAGTGTCCTGCCGGTCAGCGCCGGCTATCGTGACGCCGGTCGCGGCTACGGCATCGCCGATCTCGCGGTGACACCTGCCGACCAGCAGATCCGGGCTTCCGGTGATCTTGCTCTGCACGCGTTGGACGTGATGTTGTCCTTCCTCCGTTCGGCTTCCGACGGGGTAGCGGTCGAGGTCGAGACCAGCTGTGAACGGCCGGCACCGGTCCCGCTCGGCGACGCGCCGGGCGGGGTCACGCGCTAG